From one Brachypodium distachyon strain Bd21 chromosome 4, Brachypodium_distachyon_v3.0, whole genome shotgun sequence genomic stretch:
- the LOC100844915 gene encoding MEIOTIC F-BOX protein MOF, giving the protein MARTRNGKRLKPDAGAGGADRISALPDELLHHMLSFLPARDAVRSCVLSSRWRDVWRSSPVVRITRSSDRWRSPQHLNKFVNGLLLLRRPVLLREFELETFRYIPRSIVRGVAAGGKFNDSEEPLRYVELWMAYAINFHVEVLRVWVRSLTRPLKLVQMPLASQHLTTLELECVVLCRRALDFSRCPVLEDLKMRSCRFTAVSKLSSPSVKRLCITNCQFDYQFRTCISAPGLVLLQLRSTSGWTPVLESMPLLVTASVALDIFCSDNSRHDDCGDCHSGACLNCYGVRDGSDKSVLLRGLSNATHLALEAELGVRVFKLDMTWCPTFSKLKTLVLDGWDLDSDFHTALLRFLEHAPILEKLTLELREERFMSIEEICSPVEQLV; this is encoded by the exons ATGGCTAGGACGCGCAACGGCAAGAGACTCAAGCCAGACgccggggcgggcggcgcggacCGCATCAGCGCCCTCCCGGACGAGCTCCTCCACCACATGCTCTCGTTCCTCCCGGCCCGCGACGCCGTGCGGTCGTGCGTGCTCTCCAGCCGCTGGCGCGACGTCTGGCGATCGTCGCCGGTCGTCCGCATCACCCGCAGCAGCGACCGCTGGCGCAGCCCGCAGCACCTCAACAAGTTCGTCAACGGCCTGCTGCTCCTGCGCCGCCCCGTGCTTCTGCGCGAGTTCGAGTTGGAAACCTTCCGTTACATCCCTAGATCTATAGTGCGGGgtgttgctgctggtggtaAATTCAACGACAGTGAGGAGCCACTCCGATACGTGGAGCTCTGGATGGCCTATGCTATAAATTTCCATGTGGAGGTGCTCCGGGTCTGGGTTCGCTCATTGACCAGACCTCTGAAGCTGGTCCAAATGCCTCTCGCCTCCCAGCATTTGACGACCTTAGAGCTCGAGTGTGTAGTTCTGTGCAGGCGTGCTCTGGATTTCTCAAGGTGCCCCGTGTTGGAGGATCTGAAGATGAGGTCATGCAGATTTACTGCCGTCAGTAAGTTGTCATCCCCGTCGGTGAAGCGTCTCTGCATCACCAACTGTCAGTTTGACTATCAGTTCCGCACATGTATCTCTGCCCCTGGTCTTGTTTTACTGCAACTGAGAAGCACCAGCGGCTGGACTCCTGTGCTTGAAAGCATGCCATTGCTAGTGACAGCGTCTGTTGCGCTTGATATCTTCTGTAGTGATAATAGTAGGCATGACGACTGCGGAGATTGCCATTCTGGTGCGTGTCTTAATTGTTATGGGGTTCGTGACGGCAGTGACAAGTCTGTGCTTCTCAGAGGTCTGTCCAACGCTACACATTTGGCTTTGGAAGCTGAACTTGGGGTG CGTGTTTTCAAGCTAGACATGACATGGTGTCCCACATTCAGCAAGCTGAAGACTTTGGTACTTGATGGGTGGGATCTTGATTCTGACTTCCATACAGCACTACTTCGCTTTCTTGAACACGCACCAATTCTAGAGAAACTCACTCTTGAACTTCGTGAG GAGAGATTTATGAGTATAGAAGAAATTTGCAGTCCAGTGGAACAATTGGTTTGA
- the LOC100845334 gene encoding F-box/LRR-repeat protein At3g03360 isoform X2 → MSLEQEAVSRRRNATPEAIIGGGDGIDVLPDEILQHVLSFLPVPEAVQTCVLARRWQHLWKSMPVLRVTGEGWILNRRGVRKLNKFVNHLLLLRDRTAPLHTCEVELGTFRSQDDPQINLWIRHALLCQAQVLSVHLSRDNNSFDLEDLPLVSRHLTRLELCNVMLNGNILNFSRCPALEELWMRDCYIALDVILSQSVKRLTILDCMFYQNARTRISIPSLVTLEFTECWGRTPFLESMPSLVTGSVKLTNCDDCCGKEAGSSCFNVSNTCENCGANNDGNGDCVLLNGLSEAKSLELIAKPGVFIFRRDLMRCPTFSKLKTLLLNEWCMKTNLSALICLLQHTPVLDKLTIQLCEAINSQMVTKESYNPIELPFATKKLKVMEIKCETIDEKVHKILAVLDTYGIHIGQINIHRSIGSSEGIGSWTSSTLESEQALPHISGAGPPQPRSQSKLPLTERSASEHD, encoded by the exons ATGTCTCTAGAGCAAGAAGCGGTCTCCCGCAGGCGCAACGCGACGCCTGAGGCAATAATCGGCGGTGGAGATGGGATTGATGTCCTCCCGGATGAGATCCTGCAGCACGTGCTGTCGTTCCTGCCGGTGCCGGAGGCCGTGCAGACCTGCGTGCTGGCCAGGCGCTGGCAACACCTCTGGAAGTCCATGCCAGTCCTGCGCGTCACCGGTGAGGGGTGGATACTGAACCGGCGGGGTGTCAGGAAGCTCAACAAGTTTGTGAACcacctgctgctcctccgTGACCGCACCGCGCCTCTGCACACGTGTGAGGTAGAACTCGGTACTTTCCGGAGCCAGGATGATCCGCAGATCAACTTATGGATCCGACATGCTCTGTTGTGCCAAGCTCAAGTGCTCAGTGTTCATTTAAGCCGTGATAACAATAGTTTTGACCTGGAGGACCTGCCTCTTGTCTCTCGGCACCTGACGAGGTTGGAGCTTTGCAACGTGATGTTAAATGGTAACATTCTTAATTTTTCTAGGTGCCCAGCACTGGAAGAACTATGGATGAGGGATTGCTACATCGCACTTGATGTTATCTTGTCTCAATCCGTTAAACGGCTGACCATCCTTGACTGTATGTTTTATCAAAATGCACGGACTCGAATTTCCATCCCAAGTCTCGTTACATTGGAATTTACTGAATGTTGGGGGAGGACTCCATTTCTTGAAAGCATGCCATCATTAGTAACAGGATCTGTTAAACTCACAAACTGTGATGATTGTTGTGGTAAAGAGGCTGGGAGTTCGTGTTTCAATGTCAGTAATACTTGTGAGAATTGTGGTGCCAATAATGATGGCAATGGAGATTGTGTGCTTCTCAACGGTTTGTCAGAGGCTAAAAGCTTGGAGTTGATAGCTAAACCTGGTGTG TTTATTTTCAGAAGGGATTTAATGCGGTGCCCAACCTTTAGCAAGCTAAAGACTTTATTACTCAATGAGTGGTGTATGAAGACCAATCTTAGTGCACTCATATGCCTTCTCCAGCATACACCTGTTCTAGATAAGCTTACCATCCAGCTTTGTGAG GCAATCAATAGTCAAATGGTAACTAAAGAAAGCTACAATCCAATAGAGCTCCCATTTGCAACTAAGAAACTTAAGGTAATGGAAATCAAGTGTGAAACGATTGATGAGAAGGTTCACAAAATTTTAGCGGTCTTGGATACCTATGGCATACATATTGGTCAAATTAATATCCATCGGAGTATTGGATCTTCTGAAG gaaTCGGGAGCTGGACCTCCTCAACCCTGGAGTCAGAGCAAGCTCTCCCTCACATTTCAGGAGCTGGACCTCCTCAACCCCGGAGTCAGAGCAAGCTCCCCCTCACAGAACGCTCAGCTTCGGAGCATGATTGA
- the LOC100845634 gene encoding origin of replication complex subunit 3: MDSPSHDTPLAAANNIEPFFILPKAAAAAAAASSSSPPTTTTRTRRRIDVSPPSSPNPKSAKRPRNTEEEDEEEGDVALYERLRLEAFHRTWSKIQSTIDEVLRDINLKLFDQVLQWVHESFSAIRSVATPCPAEIQQPYPLLTDVICRKIPTAFVLTKNAEFVDDVTTFRDLTDHLESNGCHLAKLSATEFAAKHGVGGCLRSLLRQLLSDVPDVADVSALASWYCGVENYDQPMVIIIDDLEQCSGDVLGELVIMLSEWVVKLPMFFVMGIATTLDAPRKLLSSEALQRLDPCKLTLGSPSDRMNALVEAILVKPCAGFSISHEVAVFLRNYFFRHDGTITSFISALKLACSKHFSIEPLSFLCMGMLEEDSENFWRDKFDALPQAMQKSAFGLPSCTRENYSVKTDNVVEGLSELMKFQKDWSSVLLCLYEAGRHEKMQLLDIFCEVINPDMHTQRAPKSDLLMSKVTSENLSSGKSGAGRRFIDRALDTVRYMPTDKLLRVLDVWSTHLKGMNEITDKVKELQSTTISTDSVKITKDKWPRRSTHSSPNRVAPLNDKATMLLDDITRKVLVPVECLPFHEIICFKNVGVLQSALLGNPRRMVQLDLLKSQSCLKCSCCSKNRIAVSASLHDTSIMCNLAQEYGDVINVHDWYLSFDGITNSTHSKGKRRLLGSPSKKKSKAMPRQSESMIQARFCRAVTELQITGLLRMPSKRRPDLVQRIAFGP, encoded by the exons ATGGATTCACCATCCCACGATACTCCTCTCGCAGCCGCCAACAATATCGAG CCCTTCTTTATTCTtcccaaggccgccgccgccgccgccgcagcgtcTTCCAGTTCCCCACCGACAACAACTACCCGGACCCGGCGGCGAATCGACGTTTCCCCGCCGTCATCCCCCAATCCCAAATCCGCAAAGAGGCCGCGGaacaccgaggaggaggacgaggaggagggggatgTCGCGCTGTACGAGCGgctccgcctggaggcgttcCACCGCACCTGGTCCAAGATCCAGTCCACCATCGAT GAGGTCCTGAGAGACATCAACCTCAAGCTGTTCGACCAGGTGCTGCAGTGGGTCCACGAGTCCTTCTCGGCGATCCGCTCTGTTGCGACACCGTGCCCCGCCGAAATCCAGCAGCCGTACCCTCTTCTAACCGATGTCATCTGCAGGAAGATACCGACGGCGTTTGTTCTCACCA AGAATGCGGAATTTGTTGACGACGTCACGACATTTCGGGATCTCACGGACCATCTGGAGTCAAATGGATGTCACCTGGCCAAGCTGTCGGCGACTGAATTCGCAGCAAAGCACGGAGTCGGTGGTTGCTTAAGGAGCTTGTTGAGGCAGCTGCTTTCAGATGTTCCAGAT GTAGCGGATGTATCTGCACTTGCATCTTGGTACTGTGGAGTCGAGAATTATGATCAACCTATGGTTATCATAATTGATGATTTAGAGCAATGTTCTGGTGATGTCTTGGGAGAGCTTGTGATAATGCTGAG TGAGTGGGTAGTTAAGCTTCCAATGTTCTTTGTAATGGGGATAGCAACTACGCTTGACGCACCAAGGAAGTTGCTCTCATCGGAAGCTCTTCAACGATTAGATCCCTGTAAGCTCACTTTGGGATCTCCTTCTGATAGAATGAACGCGCTTGTGGAGGCCATCCTTGTTAAACCATGCGCCGGATTTTCCATCAGTCATGAAGTTGCAGTCTTCCTCAGAAATTACTTTTTCAGGCACGATGGGACAATAACATCTTTTATTAGTGCTCTCAAG CTTGCATGCAGTAAGCACTTCTCCATTGAACCTTTGAGCTTCTTGTGTATGGGAATGCTTGAAGAGGATTCTGAG AACTTTTGGCGTGATAAATTTGATGCACTGCCTCAAGCAATGCAGAAGAGCGCTTTTGGTTTACCCTCATGCACAAG GGAAAATTACTCAGTCAAGACTGACAACGTGGTAGAAGGGTTGTCTGAGCTGATGAAGTTTCAAAAGGACTGGAGCTCTGTTCTCTTG TGCTTGTATGAAGCTGGAAGACATGAGAAAATGCAACTTTTAGATATTTTCTGTGAGGTAATCAACCCGGATATGCATACTCAGAGGGCTCCAAAGAGTGACCTGCTTATGTCTAAAGTGACCAGTGAAAATCTATCAAGTGGAAAGTCAGGTGCTGGTAGAAGATTTATAGATCGGGCATTGGATACGGTAAG ATACATGCCGACGGACAAATTACTTCGTGTTCTTGATGTTTGGAGCACCCATTTAAAGGGAATGAATGAG ATTACTGACAAGGTGAAAGAGCTTCAGTCAACCACAATCAGTACAGATTCTGTGAAGATCACAAAGGATAAGTGGCCTAG GAGATCAACACATAGTTCACCAAATAGAGTAGCCCCATTAAATGATAAGGCTACCATGCTTTTGGATGATATTACCAG GAAAGTTTTGGTGCCTGTTGAGTGCTTACCTTTTCATGAAATCATTTGCTTCAAAAATGTTGGCGTTCTGCAATCT GCACTGCTTGGAAACCCAAGAAGAATGGTTCAGCTTGATCTGCTGAAGTCACAGAGCTGTCTTAAATGCTCTTGCTGCAGTAAAAATAGAATTGCGGTGTCAGCATCCTTGCATGACACATCAATTAT GTGCAACCTAGCCCAAGAATATGGTGACGTAATTAATGTCCATGACTGGTACTTGTCTTTTGATGGAATTACCAATAGTACACATTCAAAAGGGAAAAGGAGACTGCTTGGTTccccctcaaaaaagaaatcaaaagcGATGCCTCGACAGAGTGAATCTATGATCCA AGCACGGTTCTGCAGAGCTGTCACTGAGCTACAAATTACCGGACTTCTTCGGATGCCAAGCAAGAGAAGGCCAGACCTGGTGCAGAGGATTGCATTTGGTCCTTAA
- the LOC100845334 gene encoding F-box/LRR-repeat protein At3g03360 isoform X1, with protein sequence MSLEQEAVSRRRNATPEAIIGGGDGIDVLPDEILQHVLSFLPVPEAVQTCVLARRWQHLWKSMPVLRVTGEGWILNRRGVRKLNKFVNHLLLLRDRTAPLHTCEVELGTFRSQDDPQINLWIRHALLCQAQVLSVHLSRDNNSFDLEDLPLVSRHLTRLELCNVMLNGNILNFSRCPALEELWMRDCYIALDVILSQSVKRLTILDCMFYQNARTRISIPSLVTLEFTECWGRTPFLESMPSLVTGSVKLTNCDDCCGKEAGSSCFNVSNTCENCGANNDGNGDCVLLNGLSEAKSLELIAKPGVFIFRRDLMRCPTFSKLKTLLLNEWCMKTNLSALICLLQHTPVLDKLTIQLCEAINSQMVTKESYNPIELPFATKKLKVMEIKCETIDEKVHKILAVLDTYGIHIGQINIHRSIGSSEDFFSGIGSWTSSTLESEQALPHISGAGPPQPRSQSKLPLTERSASEHD encoded by the exons ATGTCTCTAGAGCAAGAAGCGGTCTCCCGCAGGCGCAACGCGACGCCTGAGGCAATAATCGGCGGTGGAGATGGGATTGATGTCCTCCCGGATGAGATCCTGCAGCACGTGCTGTCGTTCCTGCCGGTGCCGGAGGCCGTGCAGACCTGCGTGCTGGCCAGGCGCTGGCAACACCTCTGGAAGTCCATGCCAGTCCTGCGCGTCACCGGTGAGGGGTGGATACTGAACCGGCGGGGTGTCAGGAAGCTCAACAAGTTTGTGAACcacctgctgctcctccgTGACCGCACCGCGCCTCTGCACACGTGTGAGGTAGAACTCGGTACTTTCCGGAGCCAGGATGATCCGCAGATCAACTTATGGATCCGACATGCTCTGTTGTGCCAAGCTCAAGTGCTCAGTGTTCATTTAAGCCGTGATAACAATAGTTTTGACCTGGAGGACCTGCCTCTTGTCTCTCGGCACCTGACGAGGTTGGAGCTTTGCAACGTGATGTTAAATGGTAACATTCTTAATTTTTCTAGGTGCCCAGCACTGGAAGAACTATGGATGAGGGATTGCTACATCGCACTTGATGTTATCTTGTCTCAATCCGTTAAACGGCTGACCATCCTTGACTGTATGTTTTATCAAAATGCACGGACTCGAATTTCCATCCCAAGTCTCGTTACATTGGAATTTACTGAATGTTGGGGGAGGACTCCATTTCTTGAAAGCATGCCATCATTAGTAACAGGATCTGTTAAACTCACAAACTGTGATGATTGTTGTGGTAAAGAGGCTGGGAGTTCGTGTTTCAATGTCAGTAATACTTGTGAGAATTGTGGTGCCAATAATGATGGCAATGGAGATTGTGTGCTTCTCAACGGTTTGTCAGAGGCTAAAAGCTTGGAGTTGATAGCTAAACCTGGTGTG TTTATTTTCAGAAGGGATTTAATGCGGTGCCCAACCTTTAGCAAGCTAAAGACTTTATTACTCAATGAGTGGTGTATGAAGACCAATCTTAGTGCACTCATATGCCTTCTCCAGCATACACCTGTTCTAGATAAGCTTACCATCCAGCTTTGTGAG GCAATCAATAGTCAAATGGTAACTAAAGAAAGCTACAATCCAATAGAGCTCCCATTTGCAACTAAGAAACTTAAGGTAATGGAAATCAAGTGTGAAACGATTGATGAGAAGGTTCACAAAATTTTAGCGGTCTTGGATACCTATGGCATACATATTGGTCAAATTAATATCCATCGGAGTATTGGATCTTCTGAAG attttttttcaggaaTCGGGAGCTGGACCTCCTCAACCCTGGAGTCAGAGCAAGCTCTCCCTCACATTTCAGGAGCTGGACCTCCTCAACCCCGGAGTCAGAGCAAGCTCCCCCTCACAGAACGCTCAGCTTCGGAGCATGATTGA